The following proteins come from a genomic window of Candidatus Effluviviaceae Genus V sp.:
- a CDS encoding STAS domain-containing protein, translating to MTIRSSVRDERAVVSMAGTIEGMDFCRLHEHLVGLLTRRRRRIVLDMSGVEHVSYRHAGMLAREFDLVRSHNGELSLAGVSGYVRNILLLAGLGGHLRTVDPDTVLRPGYAVASTPRAN from the coding sequence ATGACGATCCGTTCGAGTGTGCGCGATGAGAGGGCCGTCGTCTCGATGGCTGGGACCATCGAGGGGATGGACTTTTGTCGGCTGCACGAGCATCTCGTCGGCCTCCTGACGCGACGTCGCAGGAGGATCGTTCTCGACATGAGCGGGGTGGAGCACGTCAGCTACCGGCATGCGGGGATGCTGGCGAGGGAGTTCGACCTCGTTCGGTCGCACAACGGTGAACTCAGTCTGGCCGGCGTGTCCGGCTACGTCAGGAACATTCTGCTCCTGGCGGGCCTCGGCGGCCATCTGAGAACAGTCGATCCCGACACGGTACTGCGTCCAGGATACGCTGTCGCTTCAACGCCGCGAGCGAACTAG
- the rsmH gene encoding 16S rRNA (cytosine(1402)-N(4))-methyltransferase RsmH gives MGPVHHPVMAARVVEFLVTRTDGFYVDCTVGGGGHARQVLLNAPSGRLLGIDLDEETLVTAQAALDTFGSRVTLRQGNFGSLKEIVAEEGIGQVDGVLFDLGYSSLQLDAPERGLSFSSDGPLDMRFDRAVGASALDVISRSSERDLAAIIKRFGEERRAHPIARSILQAKHDGLLETTSDLKRAVLKTKPGRKTKTLARVFQALRIAVNDELDNLRRGLEGAVDVLRPGGRIVVLSYHSLEDRIVKRFFVGSERPCTCPKDLPHCVCGRKPTLRILTKRVERPEDAEVHGNPRARSAKLRAAERLAEGEQP, from the coding sequence ATGGGGCCTGTCCATCATCCGGTGATGGCGGCCAGGGTGGTCGAGTTCCTGGTGACTCGCACCGATGGCTTCTACGTCGACTGCACGGTCGGCGGGGGAGGCCACGCGCGCCAGGTTCTTCTGAACGCGCCCTCCGGTCGCCTGCTGGGGATCGACCTGGACGAGGAGACGCTGGTGACCGCCCAGGCCGCGCTCGACACCTTCGGCTCACGCGTCACGCTCCGGCAGGGCAACTTCGGATCCCTGAAGGAGATCGTCGCTGAGGAAGGGATCGGTCAAGTCGACGGGGTCCTCTTCGACCTCGGGTACTCCTCGCTCCAGCTTGACGCCCCCGAAAGGGGGCTGTCGTTTTCCAGCGACGGTCCTCTCGACATGCGCTTCGACCGCGCCGTCGGTGCGTCGGCCCTCGATGTCATCAGCCGCTCGTCCGAGCGCGACCTCGCGGCCATCATCAAGCGGTTCGGCGAGGAGCGACGGGCGCACCCGATCGCCAGGTCCATCCTGCAGGCGAAGCACGACGGGCTGCTCGAGACGACCTCCGATCTGAAACGGGCCGTCCTCAAGACGAAGCCCGGTCGGAAGACGAAGACGCTGGCGCGCGTGTTCCAGGCGCTCCGGATCGCCGTCAACGATGAGCTCGACAACCTCCGACGGGGACTCGAGGGCGCGGTCGATGTCCTGAGACCGGGAGGGCGCATCGTCGTCCTCTCGTACCACTCGCTCGAGGACCGGATCGTCAAGCGCTTCTTCGTAGGCTCCGAGCGGCCGTGCACCTGTCCGAAGGACCTGCCGCACTGCGTCTGCGGCAGGAAGCCGACGCTCAGGATCCTGACGAAGCGTGTCGAGAGGCCCGAGGACGCCGAGGTCCACGGAAACCCGAGGGCCCGCTCGGCGAAGCTCCGGGCGGCGGAGAGACTGGCCGAGGGCGAGCAGCCGTAG
- the ftsL gene encoding cell division protein FtsL: MKRRGIIGRLTNRMGASIHTRGLILWSAALATGIVCVWQHVSAARTASEIDDLKARREELRAEIGFLEMRCSELSSRARIEEYAAEHLGMRYPRENEVVVIGSGGTSLEARTIDLVEGERVESTDG, from the coding sequence GTGAAGCGCCGCGGGATCATCGGACGACTGACGAACAGGATGGGCGCGTCGATCCACACGCGCGGGCTCATCCTCTGGAGCGCGGCGCTCGCGACCGGCATCGTCTGCGTCTGGCAGCACGTGTCGGCGGCCAGGACGGCGTCGGAGATCGACGACCTCAAGGCGCGGCGCGAGGAGCTCCGTGCCGAGATCGGCTTTCTGGAGATGCGGTGCTCCGAGCTCTCGAGCAGGGCGCGGATCGAGGAGTACGCCGCGGAGCACCTGGGCATGAGGTACCCGAGAGAGAACGAGGTCGTGGTGATCGGCTCGGGCGGCACGTCGCTTGAGGCCCGCACGATCGACCTCGTGGAGGGAGAGCGCGTTGAGTCGACGGACGGATAG